In the genome of Candidatus Margulisiibacteriota bacterium, the window TTCAGTTCCAGCTGGCTGGAACTTACCCCCGAGGCGGAGATCTCTTCCTTGGCCGAGATCTCCCCGGCGAAACGTTCAATGGGGGAATACTCCGTCCGGAGCATGGTAAAAGCCGTGATAGACACGATCACCACTCCCAGCAGCGCTAGCTCACGCCAATTCTTGAAGAGCCAGTGCCGGCCGGCCGCCAGGGCAAAAAGGACCGCCCCGGTCCCGAACCCCATATAGCCGCCGCGACTCTGGGTAAAATTAAGACAAATGAACATCGCCGCCAGGCAGATCACCCAAAGCACATCCTGGACCAGCGGATGGAGCTTATCGTAATTGAAGGCAAAAAGGACCGCCCCGGCCGTGACCAGCCCCCAGCCCAGGTACCAGACCAGGACATCCTGGGCGTCGAGGGTGTAGAGCATGACGATAAAAGTGACCTGGGAAAAGAAGAAATAACCGAGCGGCGCCAGCTGGCCGGTCCAGTCGATCTTTTTCGGGAATTGTTTCTCTTCCAGCAATAAGACCAGGCCGAGGAAGAAAGCCATCAGGACGTAGGCCGCCAGGAAGTTCGGCTGGCCGATCGTGCCGATGACCCGCTGCCAGGTGATCACCCCACCCCACATGTACGGGTCGATCTCCTGGCGCTGGATCACGCCATAAACCGACATCAGGGTGGCGGAAGAAACTACCGCGGTGAACAGCCGCTTGATCTGGGCCGAATTATGGACGAAATTCGTTACCAGCAAAAAGAGCAGGCCGAAAATATACCAGGTGGTCAAACCTTCGAAGCGCCCGTAAAAACCGGTCAAACTGATGTAGACCTGGACCGAGGTCAGGGCGGCGACCGTGGTCGTCAAGAGATAAGCAGCTATCGGCCAATCCAGGACGGTCCGGAAAAAACGATGTTCCCGGCGGACCAGCAGTTTGATCGCCCAGGCAGACATGGTCACGACCACAAAGACCCGGAGCCAGGCGATCTTGGCCCCGGAAAAAACGATGCCGAGCCGCCGGTCAAAAATGGTTGGGACCAGGAAGACGATCACCAGCAGGCAGACCTCGATCAGCGCGTCGAACGAGAAGAACTTATTATCGGCCGAACTTTTCTTCATATTTCTCCTTAACGAAAGCTGCCAGCTGGCGGCTGAAATGCCGTTTATCGAACTTCAGGGCGTGCGCCCGGACCCGCGACTTGTCGAACAACTTGAACTTAAACCTCTGCAGGGTCGAAACCAGCGCGGCCGGCGTCGGCTCGTCAAAGAAGAGCCCGGTCTCATCCTCGATGACCGTTTCCAGCGCCCCGCCGGCCCGGTAAGCGATGACCGGCCGGCCACAAGACATCGCCTCGACCGGCGTGATCCCAAAATCCTCTTCGCCGGGAAAGATCAGGGCCCGGCACTCCGCCATAAGTTTAGCGACTTCAAAATCCGACAACCTGCCCAGGAACTCGGTATTGCGCCCCGCCAGCCGCTGCAGACGCCCCTTATCGGGACCGTCACCGACTATTTTCAAGGGAAGGTCGAGCTCTTTGCAGGCCGCGACGGCGAGCTCGACCCTTTTATAGGCGTTCAACCGCGAGACCAGCAGGAAGTGGTCCCGCTCGATCCCCGCCGGCTGGAAGAAATCAGTTTCCACCGGCGGGTAAATTATAGCAGATTCACGACCGTAAATCTGCTTGATCCGGTCCGCCACCACCCGGGAAATGGCGATAAAATGATCGACCGAGGCGGAATTGCGCCGGTCCCATTGTTTGATCGGCTCCAGGAAAAACGGGAGAAGCTGCTTGATAAAGCCGGGGAACGGTTCGTTCCGGACATAATCATCATAGCGCCAGCCAAAACGCATCGGGGTGTAACAATAACAGACATGCAGCTGGCCCGGCTGCTTTCTCACCCCCTTGGCAAAGGCTGAACTCGAAGAGAGGATGACCTCATAGGCCGCCAGGTCGATCCCCTCAAAGGCCAGCGGATAGATCATAAAGTAGAGTTTGAACAGTTGATGGACAAAAGGGAGCCGCTGCATAAAAGTGGTCCTGATATCCATCCGCCGGAAAGGTTCCGGCAGACGGTCCGGGGCATAGATCGAAGTGTAGAGCGGCGCGTCCGGGTAAAGCTCGTGCAGGACGGCCACCACGCGTTCCGCTCCCCCGAACTGGCTTAAAAAATCATGGACCAACGCCAACTTCATTTTGGATAGTTCTTTAGCCTCGCCAGGTCAGCCGTCACCATCATCTTGACCAGTTCGGCAAACCTGACCTTCGGCTGCCAGCCGAACTTCTGTTGGGCTTTGGCGTAGTCGCCGCAGAGCAGATTGACCTCGGCCGGGCGGAAGAACTTGTCGTCCACCAGGAGATATTTGGCCGGGTCGAGGTCCAAAGTGCGGCAGGCCAGCTCGGCGAATTCCCGGACCGAGTGGGTCTCCCCCGTGGCGATCACGTAATCGTCCGGTTTGTCCTGCTGCAGCATCTGCCACATCGCCTCGACATAATCACCGGCAAACCCCCAATCGCGCTTCGCCTCCAGGTTACCCAGGCGCAGCTCCCGGTCCAGGCCTAGTTTTATTTTAGCCACTCCGTTACTGATCTTCCTGGTCACGAACTCAAAGCCGCGGCGCGGCGACTCATGATTGAATAAAATGCCGCTGGCGGCGAATAAGTTGTACGCCTCCCGATAGTTCCTGGTCAGGTCGAAACCGGCCACTTTGGAAATGCCATAGGGCGATCTGGGGTGGAAGTGGGTCTGTTCATTCTGGGGTGATTCATTGACCAGGCCGAACATCTCCGACGAGCCGGCAAAATAGAAGCGGCAAGCCGGGCAGCGCTCCTTCAAGGCGGAGAGGACATAATGCGTTCCATTTAGGTTAATGTTGATAGTGGAGAACTCATCTTCAAAAGAATAACTGACAAAGCTCTGCGCCGCCAGATGATAACACTCGTCCGGCATTATTTTTTCAACTGTCTTAAAAATGCTGGCGTAGTTCTCGAGGGAAGCCGAGTGCAGCTGCAACCGGTCATAGATGTGCCGCAAGCGCCACATGCGGTGCTCAATGTCCTCAAAAGCGACCCGGCGGACAATACCATGGACCTCATATCCTTTGGCCAGTAATAATTCCGAGAGATATGAGCCATCCTGACCGGTGATACCGGTGATCAACGCTTTCTTTTTCATCTCTTTGCTCCCCCCCTGTCTAAATGATAACCTTTCTCCAGCATGAGATCAAAACTCCGCCGCGCCTGGTCGCAGAGCCTCCGGCAGTGGAGTTCGAGCTCCAGTCTCCGGTCGAGCGGCCGCAGCAGGAGTTCGGCCAGACGGTCGGGGAATTCCGCCCCGGCGCTGACCTCAACGCACGGTTGCTCAACCAACCGGGCGAAGGAGCTGACTTTCGGATCATACGACAAAGCGAGACAATTAACCTTGGCTAGCGTGGCAAAGATCACGGCGTGCAGCCGCATCGCCACGACCAGGTCAAAATGCGGGAACATGGCGAGCATCTCTTCCGGCCGGCAGAGGCGGTAAATGACGTGATAGGGAACGGTCAGGCGGTCGATAACCTTGCGGGCCATCCCCATATCCTCGGGACACTGGAAAAGCAGAAAAACCGGCTGGCGGCGCGGTGATCTGTTCAGTTCCGCCGCGATCTCTTGGGCCAGCCTGTTTTCCAGCTCTGATTGGCCTTTCAACCCGCGCAGGGCGAGCCCGACCAGTGGCACGCCGGCCGGCACCCCTTCCAGTGCCAGGACCTTCCGGCCTTCGACCAGCGGCGGCACAGTGTCGAGCAGGGTCGGATCGGCAGTCACGACGATCTCCGGGCGGCCCACCCCCAGCCGTTCCAACTCCTGGCGCGACTCGTCATCGCGCAAGGTGATCAGGTCAACCCGGTTCAGGACCACTCTGGCCAGGAGACGGTTGAGCCGTCCGCGCAGCGGGCCAAAACCCTGGGCCAGGATAACGACCCGGCGGCCCAGCCGCTTGGCTAACCAAACCAGGCCAAGATAATAAAGGAAACTGCGCCGGCTGGTCGCGTCCTGAAAAAGGGTCCCCCCCCCGCTGACAAAAATATCCGCCTGGCGAAGCTCCCGGATGATCCGGAACAAAGAGTAACGCGGTATCGCCCTGACCCGGTTCAACTCGGCCGTCAGTTGGGGCGCGGCGGAGAGGACACAGATCTCGGCGTCAGGGACGCGGCTGGTCAATTCATTAAGGATCGCCTGGAGGACCGCTTCGTCGCCGACATTGCCAAAACCATAATAGCCGGATAGAACTATTCTCACGAATGCTCACCCGAGTCAGCCACAAAACGGCTGGCGATGAACCAGGCCACCCAGCCGACGATCAGGCCAAGGACCAAACCGTTAAAGGTCCGGACAAGGGAGATCATGAGCGGCGTATGGATATGGGAGAAAGTATTGAAGACCGAGATCGGCGCGATCACCCCGACCGCCGCCAACAGCCAGAGCCATTGCGGCTTGCCGCGAAGAACAAAAAAGGCGGCCAGCATCAGGGCGGGATAACCGATCAGGAATTCTTTGGTCCGGGGACGGACGAAAAGGAGGATTTCCAATAAGTTCCGGAAGCTTTTTTCGACCGCCGGGACCGGCAGGCTGAAGTTCCCCGAACGGGCGACCAGCACGGCCAGCGCCCCCAGACCGACCACCCCCAAACCGACGGCTAGTAAACTGACCTTGGTCCGGAGCAATTCGGTCAGGCGTTGCCGAATATCCCCCTCACCTGTCTTCAGAATAAAATAGGCCAAGACGACCGCGACCGGCAAGATCAATGCCGCCTTGACCGCCGGGAAGACCTCGACCCCGCTCATAAAACGGAAGTCGGCCAGCAGGCCGACCATCAGAAAAATGCCGACAGCCGTTTCCGCCAGGACATTCAGGATCGAAAAAGCGCCCTGCAGGAAACCGGGGCCGAACTTCTTGATCGGCCGGCCGAAGGTGGCGATCACCGCGTAAGACGGGAAGATCGTCGCCGCCGCGAAGGCCAGCCCTTTTTGTAGGAGTAGACCATACCCGGAGGTCACTCCGAGAAATATTCCTTCGATCAGGAGCAGGCAAAGAAGATAAAGCAACCAGATCGGCAAAGTGACAAAAAGGTCGAGGAGAAAAACCGCCCCGATCACCACGCCGCCACCAAGGACCAGGATCTCCCACTGGTTCAGGCTAAGCCGGTCCGTCCGCCCCACCGGGCCAAGCTGAAAGCCGGCTGCTTCCAGGCGCGTCTTTAATTCGCCGAAGTACTTCAAGTTGTAAGCGACCGGATAAGCCTCGATCTGCGGCGGGAGAAAAGGACGGAGATAGATCAAGCGGACGCCGCGTTCCCGGGCGGCCCGGACAAAACGGTCAAGCGCCTCTTCCTTGTCCAGCTTGATCAGCTCATCTTTGGGAACGCTATGGACGCGCACCGCCTCTTCCCCCATCAGTTTCTTTAACTGGCTGTCGCCATCCTGCTTGACGATCTCAATGTAGCCGTATTTAAGCTTGAATTTTTTCAGCGCTTCAGCCAGCGCCGGGATGGCGTCCGGAGAGCCGAGTATCTCCTCACCGTCAAAAATGACCAGGCCGTAAGCTTTAAGCGCTTCGATCTTCCCTTCGATGTTGCCAAGATGGTAACGCGGATCGTTCCAGACCCGCGGCACGATGAGGAAACCCTTCCCCTCCAGGTACTTGCGCTGTGACTCGGAGATCCCCAGGCCAAGCACCCGCAGTTCTTCTTCCAGTTCGTCAACCTCGAGGATTTCTTTACCGAGGAACTTGAGCGGCCGCTCACCGAGCGCCAGCTTCAGCTGATTGTAGACCCGCTTCCGCACCTGGCTGTCCGGGGCATAGATGTAGACACGGTCGGGCTTAACCTTCCCCTGGAGCGACTTGAAACGGATGATCCCCGTCCCTTTGGCGTAATAAAGTTCACCGGCGGCATTGGCATCGGGCAAGGTCTGTTCAAAAAGCCCGATATCGGTAATGCCGAGCTTTTTGATCTCCAGCAGGACGCTGTCGAGCGACTTCTTCTCATAGGCGGCCATTCGCTTGATATCGTTCAGGTCCATCACCAGTTCGACTGACTTCCCGCCCCGTTCCGCGAGGAAACGGCTAACCCCGAGGAAAGCGCCCAAAAGGACCGCGGCACTTAGCAACAGAACAAGAAAACCCCGGCCAATCTTATCGATCATCCCTTTTCACTCCTCTCAATGAAGCTTCGATAAAAGCGTCCAGATCGCCGTCGATTACCCGTTGGACATCGCCCACTTCCACGCCGGTCCGGTGGTCCTTGACCATGGTATAAGGCTGAAAAACATAAGAACGGATCTGGTTCCCCCACTCGATCTTTTTCTTTTCGCCCCGCAGTTCGTCGATCTTCTCTTTCTGCTGGGCCAGCATCATTTCGTATAGTTTGGCCTTCAGGAGGCGGAGGGCGATGTCGCGGTTAACAAGTTGAGAGCGGTCAGATTGGCTCTGGGTAACAAGCCCGGTCGGCAGATGGGTGATCCGGATGGCTGAACTGACTTTGTTAACATTTTGTCCCCCCGGACCGGACGCCCGGTAGGTATCCACCCGCAAATCGTTTGGATTGATCTCGACTTTAAGGTCGTCTTCGATCTCCGGTATGACCTCGACCGAAGTAAAAGAAGTATGTCTTTTCCCTTCCGAGGAAAAAGGAGATATCCTGACCAGGCGATGGACACCTGATTCCGCTTTCAAGTAACCATAGGCGTAAGGGCCGGTCACGACCAGGGTGACGTTCTTGAGTCCCGCTCCGTCGCCGTAGGAGATATCGGGCATTTCCACGCCGTAGCCTTTGGTCTCGCACCAACGGGTATACATCCGCAGGAGAATTTGCGCCCAGTCCTGCGCGTCATCCCCGCCCGCCCCGGCATTGATCGCTAAAATAGCGTTATTGCTGTCGTACTGGCCAGAGAGCAAAGTCGCCAGCTCGAGCTCTGCGGCTTTCTTTTCCAGAGCATGTAATTCGGCAGCCAGATCATTAAGATCAGCTTCCCCAGCCAGCGAAACCAGCGTCTTGAGGTCATCTAACCCGGCGCGCAGGGTAGCGAAACTGTTCAGCTCTTTCTCAATAGCTTTCTTTTCTTGGAGCAAACCTTTGGCCCGGGCCTGGTTCTCCCAGAGCTTCGGATCGGCGGTAGCCGCCTCGATCTCGGCCAATCGTTTTTGTTTCGCTTCGATCGCCACTGTTTTTTCAATCTCCCGGCTCTTCTCGGCCAGACGGCCCAGCTTATCTTTTAATTCTTCAGGCAGCATTTCTTATATTTCTTGCCGGAGCCGCAGGGACACGGGTCGTTCCGGCCGACCTTCTCGGCAACCCGGGTCGGCGCGCGTCCCCCCTCTTTCGGCGGAGCTCCGTAGCTGACGTTCCGGCGCTTCGGCGCCGCTTCTTCTTGCCCGCTGATCTGGACTTTTAAGATCATGCCGATGACCTGCTCGCGCACGCCGCGCATCATCTCCCCGAACATGCCGTACCCTTCCATCTTGTATTCGATCAGCGGGTCCTTGCCACCCCAGCCGCGCAAACCTATCCCCTCGCGCAACACATCCATATTGTGCAATTGCTCGATCCAGGCGGCATCGATCACCCGCAAGAGGACCAGCCGCTCCACCTGGCGCATGTTGTCCGGCCCGATAGCCGTTTCCCGGTCGGCGTAAGCCTGCTGGAGCATAGCCAGCAAAGCGTCTTTGATCTCCTCCCGTTTCCCCCGCTCTTTGAGCTTGTCGAGGCCGATCACCGGAATAACCTCGTTGACCGCCTTGAAGAGCCCGTCCCAATCCCATTCTTCCGGACTGATCTTTTCCGGCAGGAAATCGTTTTGCCATTCGCCGGCCGTCTGGCCCATCATTTCCAGCACCTTCGCCCGCAACTCTTTCCCTTCCAGGATGCGGCGGCGGAGGGCGTAGATCGTCTCGCGCTGTTTGTTCATGACGTCGTCAAACTCGAGGACCTGCTTGCGAATGCCGAAATGGTATTGCTCAACCTTCTTCTGGGCGTTCTCGATCGCCCGGGAGATCAAGCCATGTTCGATCGGCACATCTTCTTCGATCCCGAGCCGCTCCATCATCCCGGAAACCCGGTTGGAGCCGAAAAGTTTCATCAATTCATCCTCGAGCGAAACGTAGAAGCGGGTCGACCCGGCGTCACCCTGCCGGCCGGCCCGGCCGCGCAATTGGTTGTCGATCCGCCGGCTTTCGTGCCGCTCGGTGCCAATGACGTGCAAGCCGCCCAGCGCCGGTACCCCTTCGCCCAGAACGATATCGGTCCCGCGGCCCGCCATGTTGGTCGAGATGGTGACCGCCCCCGGCTGGCCCGCCCGGGAGATGATCTCCGCCTCGCGTTCGTGGTGCTTAGCATTAAGGACGTGGTGCGGCACACCCCGCCGCTGCAGCATTTCGGCGACCAGTTCGGAATTCTCGATCGAGATCGTCCCAACCAGGACCGGCCGCCCTTTTTTGTGCCACTCGGCGATCTCGCCTACCACCGCGCGGAATTTGGCCCGCTTGTTCTTATAGACCAGGTCGGAATGGTCGGTCCGGACCATCGGATGGTGGGTCGGGACCTCCAGCACTTCCAGTTTGTAGATCTTCCAAAACTCCCCTTCTTCGGTCTTGGCGGTACCGGTCATGCCGGACAGTTTCTTGAAGAGCCGGAAATAGTTCTGGAAAGTGATCGTGGCCAGGGTCTGCGACTCCTGCTGGACCTCGACCCCTTCCTTGGCCTCGATCGCCTGGTGGAGTCCGTCGGAATAACGCCGACCGACCATCAGGCGGCCGGTGAATTCGTCGACAATGATAACCTCGCCGTCCTTGACGACATAATCGATGTTCTTCTGGAAGAGATGCCAGGCGCGCAGCGAGGAGAGGATCTGGTGGGCCAGCTCGATATGCCCGATGTCGAAGAGGTAATCGAGGTTAAGCATTTTCTCGACCTTGCGCGTGCCATGTTCGGTCAGCACGGCATTCTTGGTCTTTTCGTCGGTCGTGAAATCGGTGCTCCGGTGCAGTTTTTTGACCACGTCGTTGGCCTTGAGATAATTGGTCACGCTGTCTTCAACCATGCCGGAGATGATCAGCGGGGTGCGGGCCTCATCGATCAGGATGCTGTCAACCTCGTCAACGATGGCGTAATGGAGGTCGCGCTGGACACAGTCCGAAAGCGAGAGGGCC includes:
- a CDS encoding DUF5693 family protein; the encoded protein is MIDKIGRGFLVLLLSAAVLLGAFLGVSRFLAERGGKSVELVMDLNDIKRMAAYEKKSLDSVLLEIKKLGITDIGLFEQTLPDANAAGELYYAKGTGIIRFKSLQGKVKPDRVYIYAPDSQVRKRVYNQLKLALGERPLKFLGKEILEVDELEEELRVLGLGISESQRKYLEGKGFLIVPRVWNDPRYHLGNIEGKIEALKAYGLVIFDGEEILGSPDAIPALAEALKKFKLKYGYIEIVKQDGDSQLKKLMGEEAVRVHSVPKDELIKLDKEEALDRFVRAARERGVRLIYLRPFLPPQIEAYPVAYNLKYFGELKTRLEAAGFQLGPVGRTDRLSLNQWEILVLGGGVVIGAVFLLDLFVTLPIWLLYLLCLLLIEGIFLGVTSGYGLLLQKGLAFAAATIFPSYAVIATFGRPIKKFGPGFLQGAFSILNVLAETAVGIFLMVGLLADFRFMSGVEVFPAVKAALILPVAVVLAYFILKTGEGDIRQRLTELLRTKVSLLAVGLGVVGLGALAVLVARSGNFSLPVPAVEKSFRNLLEILLFVRPRTKEFLIGYPALMLAAFFVLRGKPQWLWLLAAVGVIAPISVFNTFSHIHTPLMISLVRTFNGLVLGLIVGWVAWFIASRFVADSGEHS
- the secA gene encoding preprotein translocase subunit SecA is translated as MLPWLTKLFNAGAERKLSSLQPLVDQINSFEPELKKLSDEELRAKTAEFRRELAAGKTFDDLLPAAFAAVREASCRTTGLRHFDVQLIGGIVLHQGKIAEMKTGEGKTLVATLPIYLNALEGKGTHVVTVNDYLAHRDMEWMGPIYRALGLTVGCVQHDMEPPERKLAYACDVTYGTNNEFGFDHLRDNMALSLSDCVQRDLHYAIVDEVDSILIDEARTPLIISGMVEDSVTNYLKANDVVKKLHRSTDFTTDEKTKNAVLTEHGTRKVEKMLNLDYLFDIGHIELAHQILSSLRAWHLFQKNIDYVVKDGEVIIVDEFTGRLMVGRRYSDGLHQAIEAKEGVEVQQESQTLATITFQNYFRLFKKLSGMTGTAKTEEGEFWKIYKLEVLEVPTHHPMVRTDHSDLVYKNKRAKFRAVVGEIAEWHKKGRPVLVGTISIENSELVAEMLQRRGVPHHVLNAKHHEREAEIISRAGQPGAVTISTNMAGRGTDIVLGEGVPALGGLHVIGTERHESRRIDNQLRGRAGRQGDAGSTRFYVSLEDELMKLFGSNRVSGMMERLGIEEDVPIEHGLISRAIENAQKKVEQYHFGIRKQVLEFDDVMNKQRETIYALRRRILEGKELRAKVLEMMGQTAGEWQNDFLPEKISPEEWDWDGLFKAVNEVIPVIGLDKLKERGKREEIKDALLAMLQQAYADRETAIGPDNMRQVERLVLLRVIDAAWIEQLHNMDVLREGIGLRGWGGKDPLIEYKMEGYGMFGEMMRGVREQVIGMILKVQISGQEEAAPKRRNVSYGAPPKEGGRAPTRVAEKVGRNDPCPCGSGKKYKKCCLKN
- a CDS encoding GDP-mannose 4,6-dehydratase; translation: MKKKALITGITGQDGSYLSELLLAKGYEVHGIVRRVAFEDIEHRMWRLRHIYDRLQLHSASLENYASIFKTVEKIMPDECYHLAAQSFVSYSFEDEFSTININLNGTHYVLSALKERCPACRFYFAGSSEMFGLVNESPQNEQTHFHPRSPYGISKVAGFDLTRNYREAYNLFAASGILFNHESPRRGFEFVTRKISNGVAKIKLGLDRELRLGNLEAKRDWGFAGDYVEAMWQMLQQDKPDDYVIATGETHSVREFAELACRTLDLDPAKYLLVDDKFFRPAEVNLLCGDYAKAQQKFGWQPKVRFAELVKMMVTADLARLKNYPK
- a CDS encoding glycosyltransferase, coding for MKLALVHDFLSQFGGAERVVAVLHELYPDAPLYTSIYAPDRLPEPFRRMDIRTTFMQRLPFVHQLFKLYFMIYPLAFEGIDLAAYEVILSSSSAFAKGVRKQPGQLHVCYCYTPMRFGWRYDDYVRNEPFPGFIKQLLPFFLEPIKQWDRRNSASVDHFIAISRVVADRIKQIYGRESAIIYPPVETDFFQPAGIERDHFLLVSRLNAYKRVELAVAACKELDLPLKIVGDGPDKGRLQRLAGRNTEFLGRLSDFEVAKLMAECRALIFPGEEDFGITPVEAMSCGRPVIAYRAGGALETVIEDETGLFFDEPTPAALVSTLQRFKFKLFDKSRVRAHALKFDKRHFSRQLAAFVKEKYEEKFGR
- a CDS encoding O-antigen ligase family protein: MKKSSADNKFFSFDALIEVCLLVIVFLVPTIFDRRLGIVFSGAKIAWLRVFVVVTMSAWAIKLLVRREHRFFRTVLDWPIAAYLLTTTVAALTSVQVYISLTGFYGRFEGLTTWYIFGLLFLLVTNFVHNSAQIKRLFTAVVSSATLMSVYGVIQRQEIDPYMWGGVITWQRVIGTIGQPNFLAAYVLMAFFLGLVLLLEEKQFPKKIDWTGQLAPLGYFFFSQVTFIVMLYTLDAQDVLVWYLGWGLVTAGAVLFAFNYDKLHPLVQDVLWVICLAAMFICLNFTQSRGGYMGFGTGAVLFALAAGRHWLFKNWRELALLGVVIVSITAFTMLRTEYSPIERFAGEISAKEEISASGVSSSQLELKGAAGSRGETWKSAFGIMADNPLFGVGPEVLKMVFPRYETDLFRFKETFHVKQDRCHNETCDVPVTKGLISFALYFWIIALVFRTGWSKLRGASDNQRLMLAGLMAGSLAYLIQNQFSFGVVAITSLFWMMMGVVMVVGREEASPEPRQKLNVDEIPWLWVSLVALAGVGLVYCSFFSFRSDIYFKAGKTMLDMRALPQAAEELKKALAIQPFEGTTVSHLGIANLNMGNTIEAARYLEYGTKIDPYNADNFYMLARLCLALGERNGPVYFQRAWQNNEIALKIDPYYAEAYETRGFLLERQGKPAAALVQYEKAFSVNPTLPGPIMKVEELNRRLGRLDNARRIFGEMNRRFPDNIEVFKALERVK
- the csaB gene encoding polysaccharide pyruvyl transferase CsaB; protein product: MRIVLSGYYGFGNVGDEAVLQAILNELTSRVPDAEICVLSAAPQLTAELNRVRAIPRYSLFRIIRELRQADIFVSGGGTLFQDATSRRSFLYYLGLVWLAKRLGRRVVILAQGFGPLRGRLNRLLARVVLNRVDLITLRDDESRQELERLGVGRPEIVVTADPTLLDTVPPLVEGRKVLALEGVPAGVPLVGLALRGLKGQSELENRLAQEIAAELNRSPRRQPVFLLFQCPEDMGMARKVIDRLTVPYHVIYRLCRPEEMLAMFPHFDLVVAMRLHAVIFATLAKVNCLALSYDPKVSSFARLVEQPCVEVSAGAEFPDRLAELLLRPLDRRLELELHCRRLCDQARRSFDLMLEKGYHLDRGGAKR
- the prfB gene encoding peptide chain release factor 2 encodes the protein MLPEELKDKLGRLAEKSREIEKTVAIEAKQKRLAEIEAATADPKLWENQARAKGLLQEKKAIEKELNSFATLRAGLDDLKTLVSLAGEADLNDLAAELHALEKKAAELELATLLSGQYDSNNAILAINAGAGGDDAQDWAQILLRMYTRWCETKGYGVEMPDISYGDGAGLKNVTLVVTGPYAYGYLKAESGVHRLVRISPFSSEGKRHTSFTSVEVIPEIEDDLKVEINPNDLRVDTYRASGPGGQNVNKVSSAIRITHLPTGLVTQSQSDRSQLVNRDIALRLLKAKLYEMMLAQQKEKIDELRGEKKKIEWGNQIRSYVFQPYTMVKDHRTGVEVGDVQRVIDGDLDAFIEASLRGVKRDDR